One part of the Bradyrhizobium sp. CB1650 genome encodes these proteins:
- a CDS encoding L,D-transpeptidase has product MSSLKVKLGILAAGLMLSGCMQATHFEATDTKAFKPKDKELLAKVRYENTPVAEPFRRAIVEYHRKESPGSIVVDSDNHYLYYVLDGGKAIRYGITVGEEAMAWSGIAKVGSMTEWPAWHPTPGEISRLGVPTYVAPGPDNPMGSRAMYLYSGGKDTLFRIHGTNQPEYIGASISSGCIRLTNEDAIDLYNRVKVGTIVVVLEPKHGDSPYNSRLALQGGGSNGQAGSY; this is encoded by the coding sequence ATGTCGTCGCTGAAAGTTAAGTTGGGTATTTTGGCCGCCGGTCTGATGCTGTCGGGTTGCATGCAAGCAACACATTTTGAGGCGACCGACACCAAGGCCTTCAAGCCGAAGGACAAGGAACTCCTTGCCAAGGTCCGGTACGAGAACACCCCGGTCGCGGAACCGTTCCGCCGCGCCATCGTCGAGTATCACCGCAAGGAGTCGCCCGGCTCGATCGTGGTCGATTCCGACAATCACTACCTCTATTACGTGCTGGATGGCGGCAAGGCGATCCGTTACGGAATTACCGTCGGTGAAGAGGCCATGGCCTGGTCCGGTATCGCCAAGGTCGGCAGCATGACCGAGTGGCCGGCATGGCATCCGACCCCCGGCGAGATTTCGCGCCTTGGCGTGCCCACCTATGTCGCGCCCGGCCCGGACAATCCGATGGGTTCGCGCGCGATGTATCTCTACTCGGGCGGCAAGGACACGCTGTTCCGCATCCACGGCACCAACCAGCCGGAATATATCGGCGCCTCGATCTCCTCGGGCTGCATCCGCCTGACCAACGAGGATGCGATCGACCTCTATAACCGCGTCAAGGTCGGCACCATCGTGGTCGTGCTCGAACCGAAGCACGGCGACTCCCCCTACAACTCGCGCCTCGCGCTGCAGGGCGGCGGTTCGAACGGCCAGGCCGGCAGCTACTGA
- a CDS encoding extensin family protein produces MNFSLPDFCRKWSCRGYMSAGAAMVTAALVVSLVLTETAEARKFATSLDIFGLGTPRPRRTAHAARKTLEKIPLPRPRPDETPKESDKASNKTEPEAPAANGKPAADKPSEPAAAERRPAEPRPSACRLALTEEIAIAPSIPAIRGPGGCGGEDLVRLEAIVLPDKRKVAVKPAAILRCPMASAIADWVRSDMAPLAARLGTSISDLDNFDSFECRGRNRVAGALLSEHGKANALDVRSLKLANGQSIGLTDRTVARDVRERVLHSVCSRFTTVLGPGSDWYHEDHIHLDLAQRRNDYRICQWNVWDPLPQVAPLLPAERPEEAPPREVAAKSDKGKDKAEEGDAAAARADKSPSDADASPPPRKRTTKKRR; encoded by the coding sequence ATGAACTTTAGCCTGCCGGACTTTTGCCGCAAATGGTCTTGTCGCGGCTATATGTCCGCCGGCGCGGCAATGGTTACCGCCGCGCTCGTGGTGTCGCTCGTGCTCACCGAGACGGCGGAGGCGCGGAAATTTGCTACGTCGCTCGATATCTTTGGCCTTGGTACACCACGGCCGCGCCGAACGGCCCATGCGGCCAGGAAAACCCTCGAGAAAATCCCCTTGCCGCGACCGCGTCCGGACGAGACGCCCAAAGAATCAGACAAGGCATCGAACAAGACCGAGCCGGAGGCCCCGGCGGCCAACGGCAAGCCTGCCGCCGACAAGCCGAGCGAACCGGCAGCGGCCGAACGCCGGCCGGCGGAGCCCCGACCCTCGGCCTGTCGGCTCGCCCTGACCGAGGAGATCGCGATCGCGCCCTCCATTCCCGCTATCCGCGGTCCCGGCGGCTGCGGCGGCGAGGATTTGGTACGGCTGGAAGCGATCGTGCTGCCGGACAAGCGCAAGGTGGCGGTGAAGCCGGCCGCAATCCTCCGCTGCCCCATGGCATCCGCGATCGCCGATTGGGTGCGCTCGGACATGGCGCCGCTCGCCGCGCGCCTCGGCACGAGCATCAGCGATCTCGATAATTTCGATTCCTTCGAGTGCCGTGGCCGCAACCGCGTCGCCGGCGCGTTGCTGTCCGAGCACGGCAAGGCGAATGCGCTCGACGTGCGCTCGCTCAAGCTCGCCAACGGCCAGTCGATCGGCCTGACCGACCGTACCGTCGCGCGCGACGTCCGCGAGCGCGTCCTGCATTCGGTCTGCTCGCGCTTCACCACGGTGCTCGGGCCGGGTTCGGACTGGTACCACGAGGATCATATCCATCTTGATCTCGCGCAGCGGCGCAACGACTACCGCATCTGCCAGTGGAACGTCTGGGATCCCTTGCCGCAGGTCGCGCCGCTATTGCCTGCGGAGCGCCCCGAGGAGGCGCCGCCGCGCGAGGTCGCGGCCAAATCGGACAAGGGGAAAGACAAGGCCGAGGAGGGGGATGCGGCGGCCGCACGGGCGGACAAGTCGCCGTCTGATGCCGACGCCAGCCCGCCGCCGCGCAAGCGCACAACAAAAAAGCGCCGGTGA
- a CDS encoding fatty-acid--CoA ligase: MLGLMQDWPLLCHRIIEHAARIHGKQEVVTRSVEGPIHRTNYAEIHKRALKVSQMLERDGIKLGDRIATIAWNTWRHLEAWYGIMGIGAICHTVNPRLFPEQIAWIINHAQDRIVMTDITFVPVLEKLADKLASVERYVVLTDKAHMPETTLKNAVAYEDWIAEADGKFKWKDFDENTAAAMCYTSGTTGDPKGVLYSHRSNVLHALMANNVDALGTSAAETMLPVVPLFHANSWGIAFSAPSQGTKLVMPGAKLDGASVYELLSTERVTHTAGVPTVWLMLLQHMAANNLKLPDLKMVICGGSAMPRSMIKAFLDMGSNVRHAWGMTEMSPIGSVSALKPPFSHTTGEQRLDVLQMQGYAPFAVQMKITDDAGKELPWDGKTFGRLKVSGPAVAKGYYRVDTNILDDEGFFDTGDVSTIDEDGYMRITDRSKDVIKSGGEWISSIDLENLAVGHPAVAEAAVIGVHHPKWDERPLLIVQLKQGQQATREDILKFMDGKIAKWWMPDDVAFVDGIPHTATGKILKTALRDQFKDYRFPNAAA; this comes from the coding sequence ATGCTTGGTTTGATGCAAGATTGGCCCCTGCTCTGCCACCGGATCATCGAACACGCCGCCAGGATTCATGGCAAGCAGGAGGTCGTCACGCGATCGGTCGAGGGACCGATCCATCGCACCAACTATGCCGAAATCCACAAGCGCGCGCTGAAGGTCTCGCAGATGCTGGAGCGCGACGGTATCAAGCTCGGTGATCGCATCGCCACCATCGCTTGGAACACCTGGCGCCATCTCGAAGCCTGGTACGGCATCATGGGCATCGGCGCCATCTGCCATACCGTCAATCCCCGCCTTTTCCCCGAGCAGATCGCCTGGATCATCAACCATGCGCAGGACCGCATCGTGATGACCGACATCACCTTCGTGCCGGTCCTGGAGAAGCTCGCCGACAAGCTCGCGAGCGTGGAGCGCTATGTCGTTCTCACTGACAAGGCGCATATGCCGGAGACTACGCTGAAGAATGCAGTCGCCTACGAAGACTGGATCGCGGAGGCCGACGGCAAGTTCAAATGGAAGGACTTTGACGAGAACACGGCGGCCGCGATGTGCTACACCTCCGGCACGACGGGCGATCCCAAGGGCGTGTTGTATTCGCATCGCTCCAACGTGCTGCACGCGCTGATGGCCAACAACGTCGACGCGCTCGGCACCAGCGCCGCCGAGACAATGCTGCCGGTGGTTCCGCTGTTCCATGCCAATAGCTGGGGCATCGCCTTCTCAGCGCCCTCGCAGGGCACCAAGCTGGTGATGCCCGGCGCCAAGCTCGACGGCGCTTCGGTCTACGAACTGCTCTCGACCGAGAGGGTGACGCACACCGCCGGCGTGCCGACGGTGTGGCTGATGCTGCTCCAGCACATGGCCGCCAACAATCTGAAGCTGCCGGATTTGAAGATGGTGATCTGCGGCGGCTCGGCGATGCCGCGCTCGATGATCAAGGCCTTCCTCGACATGGGCTCGAACGTGCGTCACGCCTGGGGCATGACCGAGATGAGCCCGATCGGCAGCGTCTCCGCGCTGAAGCCGCCGTTCAGCCATACGACCGGCGAGCAGCGGCTCGACGTGCTCCAGATGCAGGGCTATGCGCCGTTCGCCGTGCAGATGAAGATCACCGACGACGCCGGCAAGGAGCTGCCCTGGGACGGCAAGACATTCGGCCGCCTCAAGGTCTCGGGTCCCGCCGTCGCCAAGGGCTACTACCGCGTCGACACAAATATCCTCGACGACGAGGGCTTCTTCGATACCGGCGACGTCTCGACCATCGACGAGGACGGCTACATGCGGATCACCGACCGTTCCAAGGACGTGATCAAGTCCGGCGGCGAGTGGATCTCCTCGATCGACCTGGAGAACCTCGCGGTCGGCCACCCGGCCGTGGCGGAGGCCGCGGTGATCGGCGTCCATCACCCCAAATGGGACGAACGCCCGCTATTGATCGTGCAGCTCAAGCAGGGCCAGCAGGCCACGCGCGAAGACATCCTGAAGTTCATGGACGGCAAGATCGCCAAATGGTGGATGCCCGATGACGTCGCCTTCGTCGACGGCATTCCGCATACGGCGACCGGCAAGATCCTGAAGACCGCGCTGCGCGACCAGTTCAAGGACTACCGCTTCCCGAACGCGGCGGCGTGA
- a CDS encoding DUF1499 domain-containing protein, which translates to MARRFSAPYQSEPVSSLATWARNLAVFAVVAVVVSIIIVRFDFLEMKPALATFFAGLAIAGLSILFGLAGFAAIWQNGSRGMARILFALLIDALILAYPAYFALQYRKLPAIHDVTTDPIDPPRFDALARLRTGDGTNTAVYAGLYSAEQQRHFYPDIEPIELEISAERAYAIALQLVHKRKWTVIDERAPQPPRRIGRIEAVARTPIMGFREDVSIRVVPDGDDSRVDIRSASRYFDSDLGSNAARIIKFIDDLNTAADTDALKPVKKAPVIPPKAPAKTVKK; encoded by the coding sequence ATGGCCCGCAGGTTTTCCGCTCCCTATCAGTCGGAGCCCGTGTCGAGCCTAGCGACCTGGGCGCGAAATCTAGCGGTATTCGCGGTGGTGGCGGTCGTGGTGTCGATCATCATCGTGCGCTTCGACTTCCTGGAGATGAAGCCGGCGCTCGCCACCTTCTTCGCCGGGCTCGCGATTGCAGGGCTCTCGATCCTGTTCGGCCTCGCCGGCTTTGCCGCGATCTGGCAGAACGGCTCACGCGGCATGGCTCGCATCCTGTTCGCCTTGCTGATCGACGCGCTGATACTCGCCTATCCCGCCTATTTCGCCCTGCAATACCGCAAGCTGCCGGCAATCCACGACGTCACCACCGATCCGATCGACCCGCCGCGCTTCGACGCGCTGGCGCGCCTGCGCACCGGCGACGGCACCAACACCGCGGTCTATGCCGGCCTCTACTCGGCCGAGCAGCAGCGCCACTTCTATCCCGACATCGAGCCGATCGAGCTCGAGATCTCCGCAGAGCGCGCCTATGCGATCGCGCTTCAACTCGTTCACAAGCGCAAATGGACCGTGATCGACGAGCGCGCGCCGCAACCGCCGCGCCGCATCGGCCGCATCGAGGCGGTGGCGCGCACGCCGATCATGGGGTTCCGCGAGGACGTCTCGATCCGGGTCGTGCCTGACGGCGACGATTCTCGCGTCGATATCCGTTCCGCCTCGCGCTATTTCGACAGCGACCTCGGCAGCAACGCCGCGCGCATCATCAAGTTCATCGACGATCTCAACACCGCAGCCGATACGGACGCCCTGAAGCCGGTCAAGAAGGCGCCGGTCATTCCACCGAAGGCGCCGGCGAAGACGGTGAAGAAGTGA